The following proteins come from a genomic window of Caloenas nicobarica isolate bCalNic1 chromosome 6, bCalNic1.hap1, whole genome shotgun sequence:
- the RAB3GAP1 gene encoding rab3 GTPase-activating protein catalytic subunit isoform X1: MAADSEPESEVFEITDFTTASEWERFISKIEEVLNDWKLIGISSGKPLEKGVYTTGAWEEKSDEISFADFKFSITHHYLVQEPSDKDGKEELVEDALPLPMQDLLCMNNDFPPRAHCLVRWYGLREFVVIAPAANNDAVLSESKCNLLLSSVSIALGNTGCQVPLFVQIHHKWRRMYVGECQGPGVRTDFEMVHLRKVPTQYTHLSGLLDIFKSKIGCPLTPLPPVSIAIRLTYVLQDWQQYFWPQQPPDIDALVGGEVGGLEFGKLPFGACEDPISELHLATTWPHLTEGIIVDNDVYSDLDPIQAPQWSVRVRKADNPQCLLGDFLTEFFKLCRRKESTDEILGRSAFEEEGKEVADISHALSKLTEPAPVPIHKLSVTNMVHSAKKKIRKHRGVDESPLNNEVLNTIILFLFPDAADKLAEGFESRTSTSAGNNPPPENEDYNLFSQFKSAPSDSLTYKLALCLCMINFYHGGVKGVAHLWQEFVLEMRYRWENNYLIPGLANGPPDLRCCLLHQKLQMLNCCIERKKARDEGKKGSISDRSLGGSCGDAGKGADHSADNPEKEKEVGKSWESWSDSEEEFFECLSDTEDLKGNGQENGKKGGAKEGNKEPVNLKPEGRLHPHGKLMLLHPGEPLYIPITQEPAPMTEDLLEEQSEVLAKLGTSAEGAHLRARMQSACLLSDMESFKAANPGCCLEDFVRWYSPRDYIEEEVVDEKGNIVIKGELSARMKIPSNMWVEAWETAKPVPARRQKRLFDDTREAEKVLHYLAVQKPADLARHLLPCVIHAAVLKVKEEEALEDISSVKKIIKQIISHSSKVLRFPNPEDKKLEEIIAQIMSVEAIIARARSLKAKFGVEKCENEEEKEDLQRFVNCLLEQPEVSVIGAGKGPAGSIIHKLFVNAQRVSAVPPLDEELRRSGSSEERRLNMGTTSDFPPPTGREVILRTTVPRPAPYSKPLPQRMYSVLTKEDFRLAGAFSADTTFF, encoded by the exons ATGGCGGCGGACAGCGAG CCCGAGTCGGAGGTGTTTGAGATCACGGACTTCACCACCGCCTCCGAGTGGGAGAG atttatttcaaaaatagaaGAAGTATTGAATGACTGGAAACTTATTGGGATTTCTTCAGGCAAACCTCTAGAAAAG GGTGTATACACCACAGGAGCATGGGAAGAGAAATCAGACGAAATTTCATTTGCAGACTTCAAATTCTCAATTACCCATCATTATCTTGTACAAGAACCCAGTGACAAAGACGGGAAAGAGGAACTCGTGGAAG ATGCCCTTCCTCTGCCTATGCAGGACTTGCTGTGCATGAACAATGATTTTCCTCCTAGAGCTCACTGTCTGGTAAGATG GTATGGCTTACGTGAGTTTGTGGTTATTGCTCCGGCCGCCAATAATGATGCAGTTCTTAGTGAATCCAAATGTAACCTTTTGCTGAGTTCAGTTTCCATTGCACTGGGGAACACTGGCTG TCAGGTACCACTATTTGTGCAAATACATCATAAATGGCGCCGAATGTATGTTGGAGAATGTCAGGGTCCAGGAGTTCGAACTGACTTTGAAATGGTTCATCTTCGCAAAGTGCCAACTCAGTATACTCATTTGTCGGGATTACTGGATATCTTCAAATCCAAGATA GGTTGCCCTTTAACACCATTGCCTCCGGTTAGTATCGCAATTCGGCTTACATATGTCCTTCAAGACTGGCAGCAGTATTTCTGGCCGCAGCAGCCACCAG ATATAGATGCTCTAGTTGGGGGAGAAGTTGGAGGCCTTGAGTTTGGGAAGTTACCATTTGGTGCCTGTGAGGATCCTATTAG tgagCTTCATTTAGCTACCACATGGCCTCACCTGACGGAAGGTATAATTGTCGACAATGATGTTTACTC tgacCTGGATCCTATTCAAGCACCTCAGTGGTCCGTGAGAGTCAGAAAAGCAGATAACCCTCAGTGTCTATTGG GTGACTTTCTTACTGAATTCTTCAAGCTTTGCCGTCGGAAGGAGTCAACTGATGAGATACTTGGAAGGTCTGCGtttgaagaggaaggaaaag aggTTGCTGACATTAGCCATGCTTTGTCGAAGCTCACAGAGCCAGCACCAGTCCCAATCCATAAATTATCAGTCACAAACATGGTTCacagtgcaaagaaaaaaattcgCAAACACAGAGGTGTAGATGAATCACCTTTAAACAATGAAGTTCTAAACACTATTATTCTG TTCTTATTTCCTGATGCTGCTGACAAACTCGCAGAAGGATTTGAAAGCAGAACTAGCACTTCAGCAGGAAACAATCCTCCTCCAGAGAATGAGGATTAT AATCTCTTCAGTCAGTTTAAATCTGCTCCTTCTGATAGTCTGACGTACAAACTAGCTTTATGTCTTTGTATGATAAACTTCTACCATGGAGGTGTAAAAGGAGTGGCACATCTTTGGCAAGAATTTGTGTTAGAAATGCGCTACCGGTGGGAGAACAACTACCTTATTCCAGG ATTAGCTAATGGCCCTCCAGATCTGAGATGCTGTTTACTGCATCAGAAACTTCAG ATGTTAAATTGTTGcattgaaagaaagaaagcaagagatgaggggaaaaaggggagcATATCTGATCGTTCACTTGGCGGTAGTTGTGGTGATGCTGGGAAGGGAGCAGACCACTCTGCAGATAAccctgagaaggaaaaagaagttgGCAAGTCTTGGGAATCGTGGAGTGACAGTGAAGAGGAATTCTTTGAATGTCTAAGTGACACGGAAGATCTTAAAGGAAACGGACAGGAAAAcggaaagaaaggaggagcaAAAGAAGGCAACAAAGAGCCTGTAAACTTAAAACCAGAAGGTCGTCTGCATCCCCATGGAAAACTGATGCTGTTGCATCCAGGAGAGCCTCTCTACATTCCGATAACACAG GAGCCAGCACCCATGACTGAAGATTTGCTGGAAGAACAGTCTGAGGTCCTGGCAAAACTGGGGACGTCAGCAGAAGGTGCTCATCTTCGAGCGCGCATGCAGAGTGCCTGCTTGCTCTCAGATATGGAATCTTTTAAG GCAGCTAATCCTGGCTGCTGTCTGGAGGATTTTGTGCGGTGGTACTCCCCTCGGGATTACATTGAAGAGGAAGTGGTTGATGAAAAGGGGAATATAGTAATTAAGGGTGAGCTGAGTGCCCGAATGAAGATTCCAAGCAACATGTGGGTAGAGGCCTGGGAGACGGCAAAACCAGTCCCAGCCCGGAGGCAGAAGAGACTCTTTGATGACACGAGAGAGGCAGAGAAG GTGCTTCATTACCTTGCAGTTCAGAAACCAGCCGACCTTGCAAGGCATCTCTTGCCCTGCGTCATCCATGCAGCTGTACTCAAGGTAAAGGAAGAAG AAGCACTAGAAGATATATCTTCAGTTAAGAAGATTATTAAGCAGATAATATCCCATTCCAGTAAAGTTCTACGATTCCCCAATCCAGAGGACAAGAAGTTGGAA GAAATCATTGCTCAGATTATGAGTGTGGAAGCTATCATCGCCAGGGCCAGGtctctgaaagcaaaatttggGGTAGAGAAGTGTGAAaatgaggaggagaaagaagatcTACAAag ATTTGTAAACTGTCTTCTGGAGCAGCCAGAAGTGTCAGTTATTGGTGCGGGAAAAGGACCTGCCGGTAGCATTATTCACAAGCTCTTCGTGAACGCTCAGAGG GTTTCCGCAGTGCCTCCACTTGATGAAGAACTGAGGAGATCGGGTTCATCAGAGGAGCGAAGACTCAACATGGGCACCACTTCAGATTTCCCACCGCCCACGGGTCGCGAGGTGATTTTGCGCACCACCGTCCCCCGGCCTGCCCCTTACTCCAAGCCGCTGCCCCAGCGCATGTACAGCGTGCTGACCAAGGAAGATTTTCGACTTGCAGGTGCCTTTTCAGCAGATACGACATTCTTCTGA
- the RAB3GAP1 gene encoding rab3 GTPase-activating protein catalytic subunit isoform X2 translates to MAADSEPESEVFEITDFTTASEWERFISKIEEVLNDWKLIGISSGKPLEKGVYTTGAWEEKSDEISFADFKFSITHHYLVQEPSDKDGKEELVEDALPLPMQDLLCMNNDFPPRAHCLVRWYGLREFVVIAPAANNDAVLSESKCNLLLSSVSIALGNTGCQVPLFVQIHHKWRRMYVGECQGPGVRTDFEMVHLRKVPTQYTHLSGLLDIFKSKIGCPLTPLPPVSIAIRLTYVLQDWQQYFWPQQPPDIDALVGGEVGGLEFGKLPFGACEDPISELHLATTWPHLTEGIIVDNDVYSDLDPIQAPQWSVRVRKADNPQCLLGDFLTEFFKLCRRKESTDEILGRSAFEEEGKEVADISHALSKLTEPAPVPIHKLSVTNMVHSAKKKIRKHRGVDESPLNNEVLNTIILFLFPDAADKLAEGFESRTSTSAGNNPPPENEDYNLFSQFKSAPSDSLTYKLALCLCMINFYHGGVKGVAHLWQEFVLEMRYRWENNYLIPGLANGPPDLRCCLLHQKLQMLNCCIERKKARDEGKKGSISDRSLGGSCGDAGKGADHSADNPEKEKEVGKSWESWSDSEEEFFECLSDTEDLKGNGQENGKKGGAKEGNKEPVNLKPEGRLHPHGKLMLLHPGEPLYIPITQEPAPMTEDLLEEQSEVLAKLGTSAEGAHLRARMQSACLLSDMESFKAANPGCCLEDFVRWYSPRDYIEEEVVDEKGNIVIKGELSARMKIPSNMWVEAWETAKPVPARRQKRLFDDTREAEKVLHYLAVQKPADLARHLLPCVIHAAVLKKH, encoded by the exons ATGGCGGCGGACAGCGAG CCCGAGTCGGAGGTGTTTGAGATCACGGACTTCACCACCGCCTCCGAGTGGGAGAG atttatttcaaaaatagaaGAAGTATTGAATGACTGGAAACTTATTGGGATTTCTTCAGGCAAACCTCTAGAAAAG GGTGTATACACCACAGGAGCATGGGAAGAGAAATCAGACGAAATTTCATTTGCAGACTTCAAATTCTCAATTACCCATCATTATCTTGTACAAGAACCCAGTGACAAAGACGGGAAAGAGGAACTCGTGGAAG ATGCCCTTCCTCTGCCTATGCAGGACTTGCTGTGCATGAACAATGATTTTCCTCCTAGAGCTCACTGTCTGGTAAGATG GTATGGCTTACGTGAGTTTGTGGTTATTGCTCCGGCCGCCAATAATGATGCAGTTCTTAGTGAATCCAAATGTAACCTTTTGCTGAGTTCAGTTTCCATTGCACTGGGGAACACTGGCTG TCAGGTACCACTATTTGTGCAAATACATCATAAATGGCGCCGAATGTATGTTGGAGAATGTCAGGGTCCAGGAGTTCGAACTGACTTTGAAATGGTTCATCTTCGCAAAGTGCCAACTCAGTATACTCATTTGTCGGGATTACTGGATATCTTCAAATCCAAGATA GGTTGCCCTTTAACACCATTGCCTCCGGTTAGTATCGCAATTCGGCTTACATATGTCCTTCAAGACTGGCAGCAGTATTTCTGGCCGCAGCAGCCACCAG ATATAGATGCTCTAGTTGGGGGAGAAGTTGGAGGCCTTGAGTTTGGGAAGTTACCATTTGGTGCCTGTGAGGATCCTATTAG tgagCTTCATTTAGCTACCACATGGCCTCACCTGACGGAAGGTATAATTGTCGACAATGATGTTTACTC tgacCTGGATCCTATTCAAGCACCTCAGTGGTCCGTGAGAGTCAGAAAAGCAGATAACCCTCAGTGTCTATTGG GTGACTTTCTTACTGAATTCTTCAAGCTTTGCCGTCGGAAGGAGTCAACTGATGAGATACTTGGAAGGTCTGCGtttgaagaggaaggaaaag aggTTGCTGACATTAGCCATGCTTTGTCGAAGCTCACAGAGCCAGCACCAGTCCCAATCCATAAATTATCAGTCACAAACATGGTTCacagtgcaaagaaaaaaattcgCAAACACAGAGGTGTAGATGAATCACCTTTAAACAATGAAGTTCTAAACACTATTATTCTG TTCTTATTTCCTGATGCTGCTGACAAACTCGCAGAAGGATTTGAAAGCAGAACTAGCACTTCAGCAGGAAACAATCCTCCTCCAGAGAATGAGGATTAT AATCTCTTCAGTCAGTTTAAATCTGCTCCTTCTGATAGTCTGACGTACAAACTAGCTTTATGTCTTTGTATGATAAACTTCTACCATGGAGGTGTAAAAGGAGTGGCACATCTTTGGCAAGAATTTGTGTTAGAAATGCGCTACCGGTGGGAGAACAACTACCTTATTCCAGG ATTAGCTAATGGCCCTCCAGATCTGAGATGCTGTTTACTGCATCAGAAACTTCAG ATGTTAAATTGTTGcattgaaagaaagaaagcaagagatgaggggaaaaaggggagcATATCTGATCGTTCACTTGGCGGTAGTTGTGGTGATGCTGGGAAGGGAGCAGACCACTCTGCAGATAAccctgagaaggaaaaagaagttgGCAAGTCTTGGGAATCGTGGAGTGACAGTGAAGAGGAATTCTTTGAATGTCTAAGTGACACGGAAGATCTTAAAGGAAACGGACAGGAAAAcggaaagaaaggaggagcaAAAGAAGGCAACAAAGAGCCTGTAAACTTAAAACCAGAAGGTCGTCTGCATCCCCATGGAAAACTGATGCTGTTGCATCCAGGAGAGCCTCTCTACATTCCGATAACACAG GAGCCAGCACCCATGACTGAAGATTTGCTGGAAGAACAGTCTGAGGTCCTGGCAAAACTGGGGACGTCAGCAGAAGGTGCTCATCTTCGAGCGCGCATGCAGAGTGCCTGCTTGCTCTCAGATATGGAATCTTTTAAG GCAGCTAATCCTGGCTGCTGTCTGGAGGATTTTGTGCGGTGGTACTCCCCTCGGGATTACATTGAAGAGGAAGTGGTTGATGAAAAGGGGAATATAGTAATTAAGGGTGAGCTGAGTGCCCGAATGAAGATTCCAAGCAACATGTGGGTAGAGGCCTGGGAGACGGCAAAACCAGTCCCAGCCCGGAGGCAGAAGAGACTCTTTGATGACACGAGAGAGGCAGAGAAG GTGCTTCATTACCTTGCAGTTCAGAAACCAGCCGACCTTGCAAGGCATCTCTTGCCCTGCGTCATCCATGCAGCTGTACTCAAG AAGCACTAG